DNA from Lagenorhynchus albirostris chromosome 3, mLagAlb1.1, whole genome shotgun sequence:
TCCCTCAGCACCAAGCGCTCCAGCCCCGACGATGGCAATGACGTGTCTCCCTACTCCCTGTCCCCCGTCAGCAACAAAAGGTGAGTCCAGACCTGCACTGGCCGGGGTTGGGGCTGGGGGGCAGCTGGCAGGGCCCGGGAGCTGCCATCAGTTCTAGAGCTGTGTATGGGGTACGGGGTGGCCCAGAGGACCCCCCTCATTGGGGACTTGCTGCGGGCCCAGACCAGGTGCTGGGAGCCCGAGAGGGGTCCTGCAGGAGGCGCCGGGCAGAGGGGAAGGCGGGGCTGTCGGAGCTCAGGGCAGCTGAACATCCAGTGGTGGAGGGGTCGGTGGCCGTGGGGTCACCCACGGGTTTGGGATCACAGAGTGAGAGTCGGGACAAGCGGGAAATGACGCAGCCTCCCAGGGCCACCGGGAGGAGATGGCATCTCTGCAGTTCTGTGCAATTGTTGCCTAATCTCTGCCTCGGTCTCCCTGCAGTCAGAAGCTACTGCGGTCCCCACGGAAACCCACCCGCAAGATCTCCAAGATCCCCTTCAAGGTCCTGGATGCGCCCGAGCTGCAGGACGACTTCTACCTGAACCTGGTGGACTGGTCATCCCTCAATGTACTCAGCGTGGGGCTGGGGACCTGCGTGTACCTGTGGAGCGCCTGCACCAGCCAGGTGGgcgccgctgagcctgtgcgcatGCGCACGGGCTTGGGGGCGGCAGAGCGGCTTCCTACGGTAGCCGAGCCGGGCCGGGGCCTGTGTGAAGGGTGGGAGTGTTGCCGGGGGCCTCCAGAGCCTGGGGCAGCTCCCggccaccccctcctcccaggcctgTCTCCTCAGTGTGCAGACTCTCCTGGGGTCGGTCAGCAGGGGTGAGCGGAGGCCCACGCCCATCCCTCCCTGGGCTGGCTTCCGAGAGTCAGGAGTCCTTGCTCCCCGGCCTGAGCTCCAGCCTCCGCCCGTGCCAGCAGAAGAGGCACGGTGTCCGGGCCCGGCTGAGTGCAGCGTCCCCCACCCAGCAGTAAATGCCTCGGAGTGGCTGCTGGACACATGTGGGCTCAGGGTCTGCAGGGCGCAAAGACCCTGCAGGTGGGGGGTTTGAGGGACAAAACCAGATGCAAGCGGGTTCAGAGAAGGTGAGCGAAGCCAGCACAGGGAGGccggcacgcacacacacacacacacacacacacacggcacggcccggcccggcccggcagCCTGTGGCCAACACCTGCTGCAGGGATCCCCCCGCCCCCGGGCGTGATGCTCGCGTCCCTCCAGGCTCTGTGCAGTCAGCATCCCTGTGCTTGGGTGTGTCCCCTCCTGGCCTGTGGCTTCCCGAGCCTCCTAGCTGCCTTCTACTGGGTCCCAGCACTGATGCCAGTGCCCCCAGGCCTGaggtgtgaatgaatgaatgaatgggtggacagacagatggatgaatggacagtCTGGACCTTGAAGGAGCAGTGGGCACCAACTGCTCCCCCTTCTGCTAGGTGACCCGGCTCTGTGATCTCTCCGTGGAAGGGGACTCGGTGACCTCCGTTGGCTGGTCTGAGAGGGTCAGTACACTAGCCCTATCACCCCGCTGGGCAGGGTTGGCCCAAGGGACGTCGACCGGCCCTCACTGGAGGGGCCCTCGGCAGTGTTGGGGGCCTTGGAGACCCAGAGGAGCCAGAATCTGGCCTTGTGGTCACTTGTCCAAGCCCCAGTGACACCTGTGCCCCCAGCTGTCCCCAGCCTGGTAGAGATGGTTGGAGTGACAGAGACTCTGGAGCAGGCTCGCTCCACATGTTGAAGCATGCAGATCTTGGGACACATTGCATGGATTTTAATAGTTCCACTCTCTGTACGACTGTCTGCCCAGAAAGTTCCTAGGAGGGGTGTCCGAAGGGGCGCGTGTTAGAGACCTTGAAAGAAGTGGGCCCAAGGCTCTGctgtggggaggtgaggggagcTACCCGGCCGCCCAAGCAAGGGGTCCCCAGACAGGGGCCTCATGCCCGCTCTTGCCCGTTTTGTCGTCCTAGGGGAACCTGGTGGCCGTCGGCACACACAAGGGCTTCGTGCAGATCTGGGATGCGGCCGCAGGGAAGAAGCTGTCCATGCTGGAAGGCCACACGGCGCGCGTCGGTGAGGAGCCGCTCAGGGcccgggggtgggtgggtgggtccCGAGGGGCAGGGCGGGTCCCGAGGGGCCGGGCCACGTCCTCATCCCACCCTCTGCCTGGCCGCAGGGGCGCTGGCCTGGAACGCCGACCAGCTCTCGTCCGGGAGCCGGGACCGCATGATCCTGCAGAGGGACATCCGCACGCCGCCCTTGCAGTCAGAGCGGCGGCTGCAGGGCCACCGGCAGGAGGTGTGTGGGCTCAAGTGGTCCACGGACCACCAGCTGCTCGCCTCAGGGGGCAACGACAACAAGGtaggcccagcccctgccctccctccctccctgccggcCCCCGTGCCGTGGAGCAGGGGTGACGGGTGCACCCCAAGGGAGGCCAAGATGGGCCCTGCCTTCCCTTGGGGGCCAAGCTGCCCGGGCCTCACAGCCCCGTCCCTGCAGCTGCTGGTTTGGAACCACTCAAGCCTGAGCCCCGTGCAGCAGTACACAGAGCACCTGGCGGCCGTGAAGGCCATCGCCTGGTCCCCGCACCAGCACGGGCTGCTGGCATCCGGCGGCGGCACAGCCGACCGCTGCATCCGCTTCTGGAACACTCTCACGGGGCAGCCGCTGCAGTGCATCGACACCGGCTCCCAGGTGTGCAACCTCGCCTGGTCCAAGCACGCCAATGAGCTGGTGAGTGCGGGGCACAGGAGGCCAGGCCCCAGCTGTCCAGGTCTGGCAGAAGCTGACCCGGTACCTGTGCCCAGTGACTGCAGGAGAGGCCCGAGGGCTCTCATGTGCAGTGTGGTTCCCTGTCTGGAGCCAGTCATCGACCAGGGTGTGGGGTTGAGGGCTGACACCTGTGGTCTCTGCACCCTGTGGGCGCGCCTTGGTGTCCTTGTGCCTCGGTGGGTGTGTCTGGGGGGGGTCTGTGCCCTGGGGCCACTGGAGGGGGGAGCCCCAGGCTCTGACAGCGTTCTCTGTGTCCCCTAGGTGAGCACGCATGGCTACTCGCAGAACCAGATCCTCGTCTGGAAATACCCATCCCTGACACAGGTGGCCAAGCTGACCGGGCACTCCTACCGGGTTCTCTACCTGGTGAGTCTCCCCAGCTGGGCCCTGTTCCTCCACCTGGAACAGCTTCGGGCTCTGGGACTGTACTGCAGGGCGCGGCAGCATCACTCTGAATCTGCTTCACCAGCGCCCCTGCCCTGTGAGCAGGGGCAGCTCCACCTGCCTTTATAATCTCCAGGTGTTTGTTTCCACATAAAAATAGAAGATGCCACGAATAACCCACATCCAGCCCCTCAGATCACCTCTAGATGTTTCACCAAATAACCACTTGCACGTGTCTGGAGAAAGCCCCTCCCCAAATCCACTCACTCTTCAATATTTTGGTTTTTTCTAGAAAAAAGTTCTGTGCTTAAACCAGCAAATCCTTTGCCCAGTTGCACAGAGCGGGGTGTGGCATCCTTTGTGTTCTCATGGCTTTGCCCGTAGGCCACAAGGACAGAGGGGGTCTCTCTTCTCCCGCAGGCCATGTCCCCTGATGGAGAGGCCATAGTCACTGGTGCTGGAGATGAAACCCTGAGGTTCTGGAATGTCTTTAGCAAAACCCGTTCGACAAAGGTAAAGTGGGTCGGTATCAGCACCAGATGTTCCCCCACATGTGTGCCCTCAGCCTGTCCTGgggcctcctgccccacccccaccactcaGCCAGCCCCAGTCACCCCATCAGCTGTGCCCTCCCCGGGATCCCCacaccccctctctcctcctgcatCACCTGGTGTCCCTGCACATCCTGGGGCACTCGCCGCGCAAGGTGCCCGCACAGGCCCCTCCTCAGGCCCGGAGCCTCGGGGTCCCTCCAGGCAGAACTTCTTTCCCGTGCCCAAGCGGCTGGCGCCCAGCCCAGCGGCCCAGCCTCGAAGCTGGCCCCTGCGGGAGGTCACCGGACCGAGGGCTCAGCGTCGCTCCTGTGTGCCCTGCAGGAATCTGTGTCCGTCCTCAACCTCTTCACCAGGATCCGGTAAACCCGTGGCCGTGCCGTCCTGGTCGCAGAGCGCCACCTCTCAGCGTGCAtggaccctcccctcccccgaaCATGGGCCCCAGAGGAAGACAGGCAGCCAGGGTGGGGCGGGAGCCGGGCCTGGAGAGACCCTGAAGGTTCTATTAAAGCCTGATTGTGAACCCTGTCAGCCGGTGTTTGGGGCGGGGCCGGGCTCGGGCACCAGCAGTAGTGGGGCCTCCGGATCCCTCCACCCTGGGTGGCCCCGGCTCGGACAGCTGTTCTTGGAGCGGGATGGACGCCTCCTGGATGCCGCCTCCTTCCGTCCGTGTCCATCACCGCCTCGCTGGGGCTTCAGGCTCTGCCCGGAAGCTCGTGCTCACTGCTGCCCACACCTGCTACGGGACAGACGGCTGGACACCAGGCCGGTCGGCCGGGGAAGGGCCTGGCAGGATGGCAGCTCAGGTTGGCCCGTGAATCGAAATGACGTCCCCACTCGAGAGGTTTCTTTGCAGCCACCTCTGCTCTCCCTGTCCCAGCAGCCGACCGGTGGCTCTTTCAGGGGCACGGCATTGGGAGCAGGCCACACGCCAAAGGAGGTCACCTTGAGGCGGACTTGTTGTCTGAGGGAGACTGATGTGGGACCTGTTCTCCATGATGGCTCGCCCCAACTGTCCTTGTCGCTCACGGGGTCACAGCCGACTGTGGTTCTTGCAGCTTGCTGGGCGGCCGGTCAGGGTAACCTGAGGACAGAATTGACCCTGCGGGTCAGGTCCTGTGGGcgcccagccctcctccccagccccttctcctCCAGGCCACCCTAGTGGGTCCTGTCCATCTGCGCCTTCGGCTGCGGGAGGGGGCACCTGAGGGTTCCCCCAGAAGCTTCCTGAGCTCCCCCTGACTCTGGGCCCACCTCATTGTCCTCTTCTGCCCTGTTCTCAGGTGAGacggaggagggaggtggggccGGTGTGTGGCCAGGGGCCTGAGCAGCcaccctgcctctcctcctctccctccctctccccttcccaggtTGGAGGACATTGATGGACGTGGCCTGGGCAGGGCGGGGGTCCAGCGTGGCCAGGGGGGCCCCACAGAGTCCCATCGGTCACCCTGGCTCTGCCGGAGCCCCCGCTCCTCCGGTTGTGAGGGCCTTGTGCTCTGCTCAGCCAGCCacacgtgtgcatgtgtatatgtgtatctgtGACTTTCCTTTGGatttgtttctgtgtttctgtaaATCAGTCCCCAAAATGTTAAGGCTTGCTGGGGGAGAGCAGTGGCCCACCCCTACCCCTGGGGGAGACAGAAGTCACAGCTCTTAAGGTCTTCTTCAGAGGGGCAGGCGGCTGAGCCTGCATGAACTTGGGGAAGGGTGGGTCCTGCCTCCCGGCCCATCCCGGCTGCTTGCTGGGGACGGGCGGGGACGAGCAGGGACAGTGTACATAGATGTGTGTATTCCGATGGgtccagattttatttttgtttgagttttgttgtgtttttttttaaataagagagcAGTCCTTTGTCTACTGCACGCCTGGCGCAGGTGAACCTCGCTCCTCCTGGAATTCAGCATCGCCGTCATTAAACCATGTGCGTCGTGCCCAGCTGGGGCTGCCTGTCTCTCGATCCATCTGGAGTCTGCACACACCGGGACCCCAGAGCGGCCTGAATGTCACAAACCGGTGGGGAGTGGCTGGCTCTGGGGGAGAGGCTGCGGGGGCCACTCAGAGGCGGTCAGCAGGGGGCGCCGGGGTCCTTGAATTCATGCCCCCGTGATCCAGGCCAGTCCTTGCAGCCAGGCTGGTTCTGTTGGGAAGTGGAGGGTGGGCCCGGGGCTGGTGGTCTGAGCACATAGCGAGGCCTGGCCCCGGGGTAGAGGGGGCGGCACCTCTGCCTGACAGATGGGCTTCCGGGGCCAGCAGGGACACTGCTGGCCCAGCACCCTGTGCGTGGGGAGGGCCAGGAGGCCCCAGGGAGGAAAGCAGCCTGGACCAGAGGGGTTGTGACACTGGGTGGGCCTGCGGGCCCAGTGGCCCCAGGGGTCTTGAGAAGGAAGGGAGGTGAGGCTCTCTGCAGTGAGCAGCTGCCCACAACTGGTGGCGCACCCCATGCCCTCCCCGCAagcccgggaagatccccatCCTGGGCAGCCGGGGACAAGGGAGGCCAGAGCCCAGACCTGCCCTTGAGGAGCTTCTGTATGTCAGGGAGTGGACGACAGAGTGTAAGTGCATGTGGCCGTCACGGTGTGAAGGGTGGCGTGGGCCTTGGGAGAGGGCAGCTTGAGCCCAGGGCTGACGTGTCAGCAAGGGCCTGAGGGGTGCACGGACACACCCGGGCAGGGCTGGTGCTCCAGGCTGTGGAcccatgcaaaggccctggggcaggactgTGCCTGGTGAGCTGGAGGAACAGCCAGGAGGCCCCtgtgtctggagcagagtgagcgagggggagagacggaggaggggagggcagggaggagacaGGGCAGGTCGTGCAGGGCCTTGGGGAGGACTTGGGCTGTTACCCCAGGAGGGAGGGCGGGACcctggagggctgtgggcagagaggggaagggcCACCCTTCCCCTTGGTGTGGAGACCTGGAAACAGGTGGGCAGGGGTGCAGCGACCAGGGAGGACGCCCTGCCCGGGCAGGCAATGACAGGACTGCGGCCACAAGCAGGTGGAAATGGTGAAAGGCAGGCAGGTTCTGGATTTCTTGTGAATGTTTTAACGTGTAGTAAAATGTGTGTAacattttaaggtgtacaatcctgtgggttttagtatatttactaTGTTGTGCTGGCTACcaccatctaattccagaacattccatcaccGCCAAAAGAAGCCCCATCCCCATTATCAGtcacccccatccccctcccagcccctgacaaccatgAATCCACCCTCtgtgtctatggatttgcctgttttggacGTTTCCCATCAATGGAATCAGACACTGTTGTGCccggcttctctcactgagcttCGTGTTCTCCAGGTTGTGTCAGCGCGTCACCCCTTTCCGGGGCTAACGTTCCAGTGTGTGGAGGGACCCTGTGTTGGGTTTCTGTCCTGCGGttggtgggcatttgggttgcttccgcTCTTTGGCTGTTGTGGATCGTGCCACTGTGAACACGTGTGTGCAGATTCTCGCGCTGGACGTATTTTGGAAACAGATGGAGGACTGGACGGGGTGGGGTGAGAAGGGAGGACCTGGGGGCTGCAGGGCTGCTGGCCTGAGCACCTGGAAGGGTAGGGCTGAGGTTGTGGAAAGGAAATTCAGAAGCTTCGTTGGGTTTGGAGGCCCCCATGCGGCTGTGTTGGGGGGCAGAGAAGAGGTGGGAGGGCTGAGCCC
Protein-coding regions in this window:
- the FZR1 gene encoding fizzy-related protein homolog isoform X1 — encoded protein: MDQDYERRLLRQIVIQNENTMPSVAEMRRTLTPANSPVSSPSKHGDRFIPSRAGANWSVNFHRINENEKSPSQNRKAKDATSDNGKDGLAYSALLKNELLGAGIEKVQDPQTEDRRLQPSTPERKGLFTYSLSTKRSSPDDGNDVSPYSLSPVSNKSQKLLRSPRKPTRKISKIPFKVLDAPELQDDFYLNLVDWSSLNVLSVGLGTCVYLWSACTSQVTRLCDLSVEGDSVTSVGWSERGNLVAVGTHKGFVQIWDAAAGKKLSMLEGHTARVGALAWNADQLSSGSRDRMILQRDIRTPPLQSERRLQGHRQEVCGLKWSTDHQLLASGGNDNKLLVWNHSSLSPVQQYTEHLAAVKAIAWSPHQHGLLASGGGTADRCIRFWNTLTGQPLQCIDTGSQVCNLAWSKHANELVSTHGYSQNQILVWKYPSLTQVAKLTGHSYRVLYLAMSPDGEAIVTGAGDETLRFWNVFSKTRSTKVKWESVSVLNLFTRIR
- the FZR1 gene encoding fizzy-related protein homolog isoform X2, translated to MDQDYERRLLRQIVIQNENTMPSVAEMRRTLTPANSPVSSPSKHGDRFIPSRAGANWSVNFHRINENEKSPSQNRKAKDATSDNGKDGLAYSALLKNELLGAGIEKVQDPQTEDRRLQPSTPERKGLFTYSLSTKRSSPDDGNDVSPYSLSPVSNKSQKLLRSPRKPTRKISKIPFKVLDAPELQDDFYLNLVDWSSLNVLSVGLGTCVYLWSACTSQVTRLCDLSVEGDSVTSVGWSERGNLVAVGTHKGFVQIWDAAAGKKLSMLEGHTARVGALAWNADQLSSGSRDRMILQRDIRTPPLQSERRLQGHRQEVCGLKWSTDHQLLASGGNDNKLLVWNHSSLSPVQQYTEHLAAVKAIAWSPHQHGLLASGGGTADRCIRFWNTLTGQPLQCIDTGSQVCNLAWSKHANELVSTHGYSQNQILVWKYPSLTQVAKLTGHSYRVLYLAMSPDGEAIVTGAGDETLRFWNVFSKTRSTKESVSVLNLFTRIR